The Streptomyces avermitilis MA-4680 = NBRC 14893 genome contains a region encoding:
- a CDS encoding helix-turn-helix domain-containing protein: MSHDSTAAPDAAARKLSGRRRKEIVAVLLFSGGPIFESSIPLSVFGIDRQDAGVPRYRLLVAAGEEGPLRTTGGLELTAPHGLEAISRAGTVVVPAWRSITSPPPEEALDALRRAHEEGARIVGLCTGAFVLAAAGLLDGRPATTHWMYAPTLAKRYPSVHVDPRELFVDDGDVLTSAGTAAGIDLCLHIVRTDHGNEAAGALARRLVVPPRRSGGQERYLDRSLPEEIGADPLAEVVAWALEHLHEQFDVETLAARAYMSRRTFDRRFRSLTGSAPLQWLITQRVLQAQRLLETSDYSVDEVAGRCGFRSPVALRGHFRRQLGSSPAAYRAAYRARRPQGERPVDPDSVVGPPPALPQEAPVPMQTRRTAAASSLGPAASLSTEPGKHGSHGSHGSHGSHGSHGSHGSELYAAGRPSLPGQRSAP; encoded by the coding sequence ATGAGCCACGACTCCACTGCCGCGCCGGATGCCGCGGCCCGGAAACTTTCCGGGCGACGCCGCAAGGAGATCGTCGCGGTGCTGCTGTTCAGCGGCGGCCCCATCTTCGAGAGTTCCATACCGCTTTCGGTGTTCGGGATCGACCGTCAGGACGCCGGCGTGCCGCGTTACCGGCTGCTGGTGGCCGCCGGTGAGGAAGGCCCACTGCGGACCACAGGAGGGCTTGAACTCACCGCACCACATGGCCTGGAGGCGATCTCCCGGGCGGGCACGGTCGTCGTGCCGGCCTGGCGGTCGATCACCTCGCCACCGCCGGAGGAAGCGCTCGACGCACTGCGCCGGGCGCATGAGGAGGGTGCCCGCATAGTCGGGCTGTGCACCGGCGCCTTCGTGCTGGCCGCGGCCGGGCTGCTCGACGGCCGTCCGGCGACGACCCACTGGATGTACGCACCGACGCTGGCCAAGCGCTACCCGTCGGTCCATGTCGACCCACGTGAGCTGTTCGTGGACGACGGAGACGTACTGACATCGGCGGGTACGGCGGCCGGAATCGATCTGTGCCTGCACATCGTGCGGACGGACCACGGAAACGAGGCGGCGGGCGCGCTCGCCCGCAGGCTCGTGGTCCCCCCGCGCCGGAGCGGCGGGCAGGAGCGCTACCTCGATCGGTCTTTACCCGAGGAGATCGGCGCCGACCCGCTCGCCGAGGTCGTCGCCTGGGCCCTGGAGCACCTCCACGAGCAGTTCGACGTGGAGACGCTCGCCGCCCGCGCGTACATGAGCAGGCGTACGTTCGACCGCCGGTTCCGCTCGCTCACCGGGAGCGCTCCCCTGCAGTGGCTGATCACCCAGCGGGTGCTCCAGGCGCAGCGGCTCCTGGAGACGTCGGACTACTCGGTGGACGAGGTCGCGGGCCGCTGCGGCTTCCGCTCGCCGGTGGCGCTGCGCGGGCACTTCCGCCGCCAGCTCGGCTCCTCGCCGGCCGCCTACCGGGCCGCCTACCGGGCCCGCCGTCCGCAGGGTGAACGGCCCGTGGATCCGGACAGCGTCGTGGGACCGCCACCGGCGCTGCCGCAGGAGGCCCCGGTCCCGATGCAGACGCGCCGCACGGCGGCCGCGAGCTCACTGGGTCCGGCCGCGTCCCTGTCCACGGAACCGGGCAAACACGGGTCCCACGGATCTCATGGGTCTCACGGGTCGCATGGATCACATGGGTCACATGGATCCGAGCTGTACGCGGCCGGGCGGCCCAGCCTGCCGGGGCAGCGGAGCGCGCCGTAG
- a CDS encoding universal stress protein: MAGHEFFEPADRKRPVADPTAAEPLAAEEPRHSCDPAFKHGVVVGFDGSTSSERALAYAIGMAHRSGSGLIIVHVANRLPTTVWAGCEPPVFVDVPDHRTEVLGLELACAEYLAEVPWILVERGGDICHELEEVGREYEADAIVVGSTHGIVGRLFGSVAGRLAKRAQRPVIVIP; the protein is encoded by the coding sequence ATGGCCGGTCACGAATTCTTCGAACCTGCGGACCGCAAGCGCCCCGTCGCCGATCCCACGGCGGCCGAGCCCTTGGCGGCGGAAGAGCCACGCCATTCCTGCGACCCCGCCTTCAAGCACGGGGTCGTCGTCGGCTTCGACGGCTCGACGTCCAGCGAGCGCGCCCTCGCGTACGCGATCGGCATGGCCCATCGCTCCGGGTCGGGCCTGATCATCGTGCATGTCGCCAACCGGCTGCCCACCACGGTGTGGGCCGGCTGCGAGCCGCCGGTCTTCGTCGATGTGCCGGACCACCGGACCGAGGTCCTCGGGCTCGAACTCGCCTGCGCGGAGTATCTGGCCGAGGTGCCCTGGATCCTGGTCGAGCGCGGCGGCGACATCTGTCACGAACTCGAAGAGGTGGGGCGGGAGTACGAGGCGGACGCGATCGTCGTCGGCTCCACGCACGGCATCGTCGGCCGTCTCTTCGGCTCGGTCGCGGGGCGGCTGGCGAAGCGCGCCCAGCGCCCGGTCATCGTTATTCCGTAA